The Kitasatospora setae KM-6054 genome contains a region encoding:
- a CDS encoding alpha-amylase family glycosyl hydrolase — MVGTEWASDAVLYQIYPQSFADGNGDGIGDFAGLTERLEYLRWLGVDAVWLNPCFASPFGDAGYDVADFLTTAPRYGTPEDLAKFTDAARRQGIRVLLDLVAGHTSDRHPWFVRSAADPDDHRYVWADRPAPGYVASPGSRPGWYKPNFFDFQPALNFGHARTDPAEPWRQPVDAEGPRANRAALREIMAHWFGLGVAGFRVDMASSLVKDDPGFVETGRLWRETRAWLDAHHPDRVILAEWGDPARSVPMGFHGDFFLQFGGPTEGAALRSLWNNGAGTVHEEWPAEPCYFDAEGRGSMRPFLAEWERTAKAAAGHGFAALPTTNHDFSRLACGPRTREQLAAAFTFQLTWPTVPAIYYGDEIGMRFVPGLPDTEGSVLGPHYNRAGSRTPMQWDATADAGFSTAPAADFYLPLDPDPDRPDVASQRADESSLLHHVRQLIALRRAHPGLGPHAPVELLHTGYPLAYLRGERYLVVVNPRRTPASLPVERDLPGRLLHGRGVTLTHSVLRAEGFSAAVFVR, encoded by the coding sequence GTGGTGGGTACGGAGTGGGCGAGCGACGCGGTGCTGTACCAGATCTACCCGCAGAGCTTCGCGGACGGGAACGGCGACGGGATCGGCGACTTCGCCGGGCTGACCGAGCGGTTGGAGTACCTGCGCTGGCTGGGCGTGGACGCGGTGTGGCTGAACCCGTGCTTCGCCTCCCCGTTCGGCGACGCGGGCTACGACGTGGCGGACTTCCTGACCACCGCGCCCCGCTACGGCACGCCGGAGGACCTGGCGAAGTTCACCGACGCGGCCCGCCGCCAGGGCATCCGGGTGCTGCTCGACCTGGTCGCCGGGCACACCTCGGACCGGCACCCGTGGTTCGTCCGCTCCGCCGCCGACCCGGACGACCACCGGTACGTGTGGGCGGACCGCCCGGCGCCCGGGTACGTGGCCTCGCCGGGCAGCCGGCCCGGCTGGTACAAGCCGAACTTCTTCGACTTCCAGCCCGCGCTGAACTTCGGCCACGCCCGCACCGACCCGGCCGAGCCGTGGCGGCAGCCGGTCGACGCCGAGGGCCCGCGGGCCAACCGGGCGGCGCTGCGCGAGATCATGGCGCACTGGTTCGGCCTCGGCGTCGCGGGCTTCCGGGTCGACATGGCGTCCTCGCTGGTCAAGGACGACCCCGGCTTCGTCGAGACCGGCCGGCTGTGGCGCGAGACCCGGGCCTGGCTGGACGCGCACCACCCCGACCGGGTGATCCTCGCCGAGTGGGGCGACCCGGCCCGCTCGGTGCCGATGGGCTTCCACGGCGACTTCTTCCTCCAGTTCGGCGGCCCGACCGAGGGCGCGGCGCTGCGCTCGCTGTGGAACAACGGCGCGGGCACCGTGCACGAGGAGTGGCCCGCCGAGCCCTGCTACTTCGACGCCGAGGGGCGCGGCTCGATGCGGCCCTTCCTCGCCGAGTGGGAGCGCACCGCCAAGGCCGCCGCCGGCCACGGCTTCGCCGCCCTGCCGACCACCAACCACGACTTCTCCCGGCTGGCCTGCGGCCCGCGCACCCGCGAGCAACTGGCCGCCGCGTTCACCTTCCAGCTGACCTGGCCGACCGTCCCGGCGATCTACTACGGCGACGAGATCGGCATGCGCTTCGTCCCCGGCCTGCCCGACACCGAGGGCAGCGTGCTCGGCCCGCACTACAACCGGGCCGGCTCCCGCACCCCGATGCAGTGGGACGCGACCGCGGACGCCGGCTTCTCCACCGCCCCGGCCGCCGACTTCTACCTGCCGCTCGACCCCGACCCCGACCGTCCGGACGTCGCCTCGCAGCGCGCCGACGAGTCCTCGCTGCTGCACCACGTACGGCAGTTGATCGCGCTGCGCCGCGCGCACCCCGGCCTGGGCCCGCACGCGCCGGTCGAACTCCTGCACACCGGCTACCCGTTGGCCTACCTGCGGGGCGAGCGCTACCTGGTGGTCGTCAACCCGCGGCGCACCCCCGCCTCGCTGCCGGTCGAACGCGACCTGCCGGGGCGGCTGTTGCACGGGCGGGGCGTGACGCTGACGCACTCGGTGCTGCGCGCGGAGGGGTTCTCGGCGGCGGTGTTCGTCCGCTAG